A window from Brachyhypopomus gauderio isolate BG-103 chromosome 6, BGAUD_0.2, whole genome shotgun sequence encodes these proteins:
- the anp32e gene encoding acidic leucine-rich nuclear phosphoprotein 32 family member E isoform X2: MVNVGLTSLAMLPSLPKLRKLELSDNNISGSLEILSEKCPNLTYLNLSGNKIKDLSTVEALQNLKNLKSLDLFNCEITTLEEYRESIFELLPQVTYLDGFDAEDNEAPDSEADDDDDDDVEEGAGPVGEYDDDDDDDEEGSEGGEVGLSYLMKDEIQDEEDDDDYVEEEEEEEEAEEEEAEVRGEKRKRDAEDEGEDDDEDDD, translated from the exons TTGGAGCTGAGCGATAACAACATCTCTGGCTCTTTGGAGATCCTGTCTGAGAAATGCCCCAATCTGACATACCTAAACCTGAGCGGCAACAAGATTAAGGACCTCAGCACAGTGGAAGCTCTG CAAAACCTGAAGAACCTGAAGAGCCTGGACCTCTTCAACTGTGAGATCACCACCCTGGAGGAGTACAGGGAGAGCATTTTTGAGCTGTTGCCCCAGGTCACGTATCTAGATGGATTTGATGCAGAGGACAACGAGGCTCCTGACTCTGAGGCAGATGATGATG atgatgatgatgttgaggAGGGAGCAGGTCCTGTTGGAgaatatgatgatgatgacgatgatgatgaggaaGGGTCAGAAGGTGGAGAGGTTGGGCTGTCTTATCTTATGAAAGATGAAATTCAG gatgaggaggatgatgatgactatgtagaagaagaggaagaggaggaggaagctgAGG AAGAGGAGGCGGAGGTTCGGGGAGAGAAGCGAAAGAGGGACGCAGAAGATGAgggtgaagatgatgatgaagatgatgactAA